The proteins below are encoded in one region of Lonchura striata isolate bLonStr1 chromosome 1, bLonStr1.mat, whole genome shotgun sequence:
- the PKIA gene encoding cAMP-dependent protein kinase inhibitor alpha, whose translation MTDVESTYADFIASGRTGRRNALHDILVSSPGGNSSELALKLSELDINKTEGEGDAQQNPSEQTGEAQGEAAKQES comes from the exons ATGACTGATGTGGAATCTACATATGCAGACTTTATTGCTTCAGGAAGAACAGGCAGAAGAAATGCATTACATGACATCCTTGTGTCCTCTCCGGGTGGGAACTCTAGTGAACTAGCCTTAAAGTTATCAGAGCTTGATATAAATAAAACAG aaggagaaggagatgcACAACAAAATCCAAGTGAGCAAACCGGGGAGGCCCAAGGGGAGGCAGCAAAGCAAGAAAGCTGA